The Camelina sativa cultivar DH55 chromosome 14, Cs, whole genome shotgun sequence genome includes a window with the following:
- the LOC104741226 gene encoding truncated transcription factor CAULIFLOWER A, with amino-acid sequence MGRGRVELKRIENKINRQVTFSKRRAGLLKKAQEISVLCDAEVSLIVFSHKGKLFEYSSESCMEKVLERYERYSYAERQLTAPDSHINAQTNWSMEHSRLKDKIELLERNQRHYLGEDLESMSLKELQNLEQQLDIALKHIRSRKNQLMYESLNHLHRKEKEIQDENSMLTKQIKERENILRTQQNQWEQQNQNHDVPPPQQFQPPHPYMISHQTSPFLNMGGMYQGQDQPAMGRNNLDLTLEPVYNCNLGC; translated from the exons ATGGGAAGGGGTAGGGTTGAATTGAAGAGGATAGAGAACAAGATCAATAGACAAGTGACATTCTCGAAAAGAAGAGCTGGTCTTTTGAAGAAAGCTCAGGAGATCTCTGTTCTTTGTGATGCCGAGGTTTCCCTTATTGTCTTCTCCCATAAAGGGAAACTATTCGAGTACTCATCTGAATCTTG CATGGAGAAGGTCCTAGAACGCTACGAGAGGTACTCTTACGCCGAGAGACAGCTGACTGCGCCTGACTCCCACATTAAT GCACAGACGAACTGGTCAATGGAGCATAGCAGGCTTAAGGATAAGATTGAGCTTTTGGAGAGGAATCAAAG GCATTATCTGGGAGAAGACTTGGAATCAATGAGCCTCAAGGAGCTCCAGAATCTGGAACAGCAGCTTGACATTGCTCTTAAGCACATTCGATCCAGAAAA AATCAACTAATGTATGAGTCCCTCAACCACCTCCATAGAAAG GAGAAGGAGATACAGGACGAAAACAGCATGCTTACCAAACAG ATAAAGGAGAGGGAAAACATCCTAAGGacacaacaaaatcaatggGAGCAGCAGAACCAAAACCATGACGTACCACCGCCGCAACAGTTTCAACCCCCACATCCTTACATGATCTCTCATCAGACTTCTCCTTTCTTAAATATGGG TGGTATGTACCAAGGACAAGATCAACCGGCGATGGGGAGGAACAATCTGGATCTGACTCTTGAACCCGTTTACAATTGCAACCTTGGTTGTTAG
- the LOC104741228 gene encoding phosphatidylinositol 4-kinase gamma 5: MSRKLDSPVQTQMAVALVKSPLTGEFREFNKVGLKSPVGRRRVFVQTETGCVLGLELDRSDNAHTVKRKLQVALNFPTEESSLTFGDLVLNNDLSAVRRDSPLLLTRNNFHRSSSTPCLSPMKDDLQQRRDESSPIEILGNSVSFSFVKQMAKDITKAVKRGIDPVAVHSGLGGAYYFKNSRGESVAIVKPTDEEPFAPNNPKGFVGKALGQPGLKRSVRVGETGYREVAAYLLDKDHFANVPPTALVKITHSIFNVNGGVKASKPMEKMLVSKIASLQQFIPHDYDASEHGTSNFPVSAVHRIGILDIRILNTDRHSGNLLVKKLDGDGMFGQVELVPIDHGLSLPETLEDPYFEWIHWPQASIPFSEDELKYIANLDPFGDCEMLRRELPMVREASLRVLVLCTIFLKEAAANGLCLAEIGEMMTREVRPGDEEPSEIEVVCLEAMSLIGEKEAESPRSDLGSDVEFQFDIDCEEATDCTKKLAFPLGLTFGNARSQLSKVEETTEDEEEEEEAKEEEENDRADLEKMQTITKLSMSLKSTLLGEKSQKYQKHPGARVESAYASSAHRSADEQIPSSTSFVKLADMSEEEWTMFLEKYQELLYPAIEKRRSITLGQKQRQRLGTSCQF; encoded by the coding sequence ATGTCACGTAAGCTTGATAGTCCTGTTCAGACGCAAATGGCAGTGGCACTTGTAAAGAGCCCCTTGACCGGGGAATTTCGTGAATTTAACAAGGTTGGGTTGAAGTCACCTGTGGGTCGTAGGCGGGTTTTTGTTCAAACAGAGACTGGTTGTGTACTGGGTCTGGAGTTGGATCGTAGTGATAACGCGCACACTGTGAAAAGGAAGTTGCAGGTTGCTCTGAATTTCCCAACCGAGGAAAGCTCGTTGACCTTTGGGGATTTGGTGCTTAACAATGATCTTTCTGCTGTTAGACGTGATTCTCCTCTCCTCTTAACTCGTAACAATTTTCATAGGAGTTCATCTACTCCATGTCTTTCCCCAATGAAGGACGACCTTCAGCAGCGTAGAGATGAGAGCAGTCCTATTGAGATTCTTGGgaactctgtttctttctcttttgtgaaGCAAATGGCAAAGGATATTACAAAAGCAGTGAAGAGGGGTATTGATCCAGTTGCTGTTCATAGTGGGCTTGGAGGGGCCTATTACTTTAAGAACAGCCGAGGAGAGAGTGTTGCAATTGTTAAGCCAACTGATGAGGAGCCATTTGCTCCTAATAACCCGAAAGGTTTTGTTGGTAAGGCGCTTGGACAACCGGGGTTGAAGCGTTCAGTGCGGGTTGGGGAAACAGGCTACAGAGAAGTTGCGGCTTATCTCCTCGACAAGGACCATTTTGCAAATGTTCCTCCCACTGCTCTTGTGAAGATAACCCACTCTATCTTTAATGTCAACGGTGGAGTGAAGGCAAGCAAGCCTATGGAGAAGATGTTGGTGAGCAAGATTGCTTCCTTGCAACAGTTTATACCTCATGATTATGATGCTAGCGAGCACGGAACATCGAATTTCCCTGTTTCAGCTGTACACCGTATAGGGATTCTTGACATCAGAATCTTAAACACTGACAGGCACTCAGGGAACCTTCTGGTTAAGAAACTGGATGGTGATGGAATGTTTGGCCAGGTGGAGCTAGTTCCAATCGATCATGGTCTTAGTTTGCCTGAAACTCTAGAGGACCCTTACTTTGAGTGGATTCATTGGCCACAGGCATCGATCCCATTCTCTGAAGATGAGCTGAAGTACATAGCAAACCTGGATCCTTTTGGAGATTGTGAGATGCTGCGAAGGGAACTTCCAATGGTACGAGAGGCTAGTCTCCGTGTTCTAGTTCTTTGCACAATTTTTCTCAAGGAAGCTGCTGCTAATGGCCTATGTTTGGCTGAAATTGGCGAGATGATGACAAGAGAGGTTCGTCCTGGAGACGAGGAGCCGAGTGAGATTGAAGTGGTTTGTCTTGAGGCTATGAGTTTGATAGGAGAGAAGGAAGCTGAGTCCCCAAGATCAGACTTGGGAAGTGATGTTGAATTCCAGTTCGATATAGATTGTGAGGAAGCAACTGATTGTACGAAAAAACTAGCATTCCCACTCGGACTCACTTTTGGAAATGCTCGTAGTCAGTTGTCAAAGGTGGAAGAAACcacagaggatgaagaagaagaagaagaagccaaagaggaggaagagaatgaCAGAGCTGATCTAGAGAAAATGCAGACGATTACTAAGCTTTCAATGTCTCTCAAAAGCACTCTTCTTGGTGAGAAGAGCCAGAAGTATCAGAAACACCCAGGAGCAAGAGTGGAGAGTGCATATGCATCATCTGCGCATAGGAGTGCAGACGAACAGATCCCGTCAAGCACTAGCTTTGTGAAGCTGGCAGATATGAGTGAAGAGGAATGGACGATGTTCCTGGAGAAGTATCAAGAGCTGCTTTATCCAGCAATTGAGAAGCGCAGGTCGATAACTTTAGGACAGAAGCAGAGGCAGAGGCTCGGGACTTCATGTCAGTTTTGA